ATAATGCCCTATCTCCCGATAAATCCCAGTTAGAAGGATATCTCGCAGTTTTTATAGGTACATTGTCAGTATGACCCTCCACAATTACATTGTATCTACTTTGATTTTTAGCAATTACCTTGCCAAAAGCTTTCAATACCTCTTTGAAATTGTCTTTTAAGGTGGCATCTCCAGGTTTGAAAAGAATTGAATCATTTATAACAATATGAAGACCTCTATCGGTAACTTTCATATCAATATAATCTTTATTCGACATGTTAAGTTCTAGATCAGAGTCACCAGAATAATTATTGTCATTTTCGCTTTTATTCTTTTCATTTTCTTTGTTCTTTTCTTTTTCAGGGTTTATATCATTCAGCATATTCATTGAAGAGTCTTGTAAAACCATACTCAACTGCTCCTCAAGCTCCATAAGAACAGCTGCATTTTCTGCTTCTTCAAAATCATCCACATTATCGCTTATATTCGGAGCTCCCTGTTCTTGTGAAATATTGAAAAGAGTGGGAAGATCTATATTTGAGTTATTGCTCAGAACCCCCAAAGCCCCCTGAAGTGAGCCCATGGCATCTTGAAACTTAGATTCTTGTATACTTGAGAATGAGAGTAAGAGGATAAAAAAAGTTAAAAGAAGACTCATTAAGTCACCAAAAGTAGTAACCCAACCAGGTAATGATGGACATTCACATTTGTTTTTTTTCCCCATTTTTACCTACTATCCTTTATCTGGAGTTCTTTCTGATGGTTTCAGGTAAGTTTCAAGCTTTGATCTTAACATTCTGGGATTTTCACCACCTTGAATACCAATTACACCTTCAATAATAAGTTCTTTTTGAATCATCTCAGTATTTGAT
This Candidatus Delongbacteria bacterium DNA region includes the following protein-coding sequences:
- a CDS encoding flagellar motor protein MotB, with the protein product MGKKNKCECPSLPGWVTTFGDLMSLLLTFFILLLSFSSIQESKFQDAMGSLQGALGVLSNNSNIDLPTLFNISQEQGAPNISDNVDDFEEAENAAVLMELEEQLSMVLQDSSMNMLNDINPEKEKNKENEKNKSENDNNYSGDSDLELNMSNKDYIDMKVTDRGLHIVINDSILFKPGDATLKDNFKEVLKAFGKVIAKNQSRYNVIVEGHTDNVPIKTARYPSNWDLSGDRALSVVKYMQSVSDIDPAIFSATGYGEYRPIAPNNTREGRAKNRRVEIYLERKIQRKSKEKINLDGEN